The following proteins are encoded in a genomic region of Nocardioides sp. cx-173:
- the truB gene encoding tRNA pseudouridine(55) synthase TruB produces MTTGSGLVVVDKPQGVTSHDVVARVRRVAGTRKVGHAGTLDPMATGVLVLGVNRATRLLGHLMLTEKAYDATVRLGAATTTDDAEGEVVATASTAALTESAVREALAGFVGELQQVPTAVSAIKVDGKRAYQRVRDGEQVELKPRAVTVHELAVGEVRLGPDHVDVDVSLRCSSGTYVRAIARDAGRLLGVGGHLTALRRTAVGSFGLATAATLDELAESFAIVPIAQAARGTFPSRELDEKQAADVRVGRALDLPLEGLTAVFAPDGEFLALYEPREGVARAAAVFV; encoded by the coding sequence GTGACGACCGGGTCCGGCCTGGTCGTCGTCGACAAGCCCCAGGGGGTCACCTCCCACGACGTCGTCGCGCGGGTGCGCCGGGTGGCCGGGACCCGCAAGGTCGGCCACGCCGGCACGCTCGACCCGATGGCCACCGGGGTGCTGGTGCTCGGCGTGAACCGCGCGACCCGGCTGCTGGGCCACCTCATGCTCACCGAGAAGGCCTACGACGCCACCGTGCGCCTCGGTGCGGCCACGACCACCGACGACGCCGAGGGCGAGGTGGTCGCGACGGCGTCGACAGCCGCGCTGACCGAGAGCGCCGTGCGCGAGGCCCTGGCGGGCTTCGTCGGCGAGCTGCAGCAGGTGCCGACCGCGGTGTCCGCGATCAAGGTCGACGGCAAGCGGGCCTACCAGCGGGTCCGCGACGGCGAGCAGGTCGAGCTGAAGCCGCGGGCGGTCACCGTCCATGAGCTCGCCGTGGGGGAGGTGCGTCTGGGCCCCGACCACGTCGACGTGGACGTCTCCCTGCGCTGCTCCAGCGGCACCTACGTGCGCGCCATCGCCCGCGACGCCGGGCGGCTGCTCGGCGTCGGCGGCCACCTCACCGCGCTGCGGCGTACGGCGGTCGGCTCCTTCGGCCTCGCGACCGCGGCGACCCTCGACGAGCTGGCCGAGTCGTTCGCGATCGTGCCGATCGCACAGGCCGCTCGCGGCACCTTCCCCAGCCGTGAGCTGGACGAGAAGCAGGCCGCCGACGTGCGCGTGGGGCGCGCCCTCGACCTGCCCCTGGAGGGGCTCACCGCGGTGTTCGCACCCGACGGCGAGTTCCTCGCCCTCTACGAGCCGCGCGAGGGCGTCGCCCGCGCGGCGGCGGTCTTCGTCTGA
- a CDS encoding DeoR/GlpR family DNA-binding transcription regulator encodes MEATGLMTMYAEERQQAMAQLVATRGRLSVTALAQQYAVTTETVRRDLTALERLGLVQRVHGGAVPAGALAAIESGLGERDAANTESKDRIARAAVDLLPSAGGTVLLDAGSTTMRLAGALPRDLRLTVVTHAVPIAARLVVQPQMELHLLPGRVRATTQAAVGADTVAALDDLRADLVFLGTNGLSLTHGLTTPDRDEAATKRALVRAARRVVVLADSSKLGRELAVRFATLDDVDTLVTDDGIGADDLQALRSADVEVVVA; translated from the coding sequence ATGGAGGCCACGGGGCTGATGACAATGTACGCCGAGGAGCGCCAGCAGGCGATGGCCCAGCTGGTGGCCACGCGAGGGCGCCTGTCGGTCACCGCTTTGGCCCAACAGTACGCCGTGACGACCGAGACCGTCCGGCGCGACCTCACCGCGCTCGAGCGGCTCGGCCTGGTCCAGCGGGTGCATGGCGGCGCCGTCCCGGCGGGCGCGCTGGCCGCCATCGAGTCCGGACTCGGCGAGCGCGACGCGGCCAACACCGAGAGCAAGGACCGGATCGCCCGGGCGGCCGTCGACCTGCTGCCCAGCGCCGGCGGAACCGTGCTCCTCGACGCCGGCAGCACCACGATGCGCCTTGCCGGGGCGCTCCCCCGCGACCTGCGCCTGACCGTGGTCACCCACGCCGTCCCGATCGCCGCGCGCCTGGTCGTGCAGCCCCAGATGGAGCTCCACCTCCTGCCCGGCCGGGTGCGCGCCACCACCCAGGCCGCCGTCGGCGCCGACACCGTCGCGGCCCTCGACGACCTGCGCGCCGACCTGGTCTTCCTCGGCACCAACGGACTCTCCCTGACCCACGGCCTGACCACCCCCGACCGCGACGAGGCTGCGACCAAGCGCGCCCTGGTCCGGGCCGCGCGGCGCGTCGTCGTGCTCGCCGACTCCAGCAAGCTGGGCCGCGAGCTCGCCGTACGCTTCGCCACCCTCGACGACGTCGACACCCTCGTGACCGACGACGGCATCGGCGCGGACGACCTGCAGGCGCTCCGGAGCGCCGATGTCGAGGTCGTGGTCGCGTGA
- a CDS encoding PTS sugar transporter subunit IIA yields MTALITPDLVRLDADLGADKDAVIHALADVVAQAGRATDLEALVADVLAREAKAATCLTGGIAIPHCRTAGVEVPTLVFARLSPKVDFGAEDGPADLAFLIAAPAGGDDAHLQILTRLARALVRPEFPRELRGVQTADQAIAILGRAVATL; encoded by the coding sequence ATGACCGCTCTGATCACGCCCGACCTGGTCCGGCTCGACGCCGACCTGGGCGCCGACAAGGACGCGGTGATCCACGCCCTGGCCGACGTCGTCGCCCAGGCGGGCCGCGCCACCGACCTCGAGGCGCTCGTCGCCGACGTCCTCGCCCGCGAGGCCAAGGCCGCCACCTGCCTGACCGGCGGCATCGCCATCCCGCACTGCCGCACCGCGGGCGTCGAGGTGCCGACCCTGGTCTTCGCGCGGCTCTCCCCCAAGGTCGACTTCGGCGCCGAGGACGGCCCCGCCGACCTCGCCTTCCTGATCGCGGCCCCCGCGGGCGGCGACGACGCCCACCTGCAGATCCTCACCAGGCTCGCCCGCGCGCTGGTCAGGCCCGAGTTCCCCCGCGAGCTGCGCGGCGTCCAGACCGCCGATCAGGCGATCGCGATCCTCGGACGGGCCGTCGCTACCCTCTGA
- a CDS encoding HPr family phosphocarrier protein, which produces MPTKSVKVGSAVGLHARPAAIISEAAGDLDSEVLIGIPGDEPVDASSALLLMTLGAGNGDTVEVSGDDEADVETIAALVEKDLDV; this is translated from the coding sequence ATGCCCACGAAGTCCGTCAAGGTCGGCTCCGCCGTCGGCCTGCACGCCCGTCCCGCCGCGATCATCTCCGAGGCCGCCGGCGACCTCGACTCGGAGGTGCTGATCGGGATCCCCGGCGACGAGCCGGTCGACGCCAGCTCCGCGCTGCTGCTGATGACCCTCGGCGCGGGCAACGGTGACACCGTCGAGGTCTCCGGCGACGACGAGGCCGACGTCGAGACGATCGCGGCGCTGGTGGAGAAGGACCTCGACGTCTAA
- a CDS encoding LuxR C-terminal-related transcriptional regulator: protein MRLVLAEDHALLRAGMTQLLESNGFTILHAVEDEPALAAALRDPAADAAVVDVRLPPTQSDEGLRAAIAARVARPGFPVMVISQYVEHLYARELLASGEGAVGYLLKDRVSDVAEFVDGVRRVAAGGTVLDPEVVSSIMAHRHERPLDRLTPREREVLALMAEGRANAAIAARLVVTEKAVAKHINGIFTKLDLATADDDHRRVRAVLAWLRA from the coding sequence GTGCGACTTGTCCTCGCCGAGGACCATGCCCTCCTCCGCGCCGGGATGACCCAGCTGCTGGAGAGCAACGGCTTCACGATCCTGCACGCGGTCGAGGACGAGCCCGCGCTGGCAGCGGCCCTGCGCGATCCCGCCGCCGACGCAGCCGTCGTCGACGTGCGCCTGCCGCCCACCCAGAGCGACGAGGGCCTGCGCGCCGCCATCGCCGCCCGCGTGGCCCGGCCCGGCTTCCCGGTGATGGTGATCTCGCAGTACGTCGAGCACCTCTACGCCCGCGAGCTCCTGGCCAGCGGCGAGGGGGCCGTCGGCTACCTGCTCAAGGACCGGGTCTCCGACGTCGCGGAGTTCGTGGACGGCGTACGCCGCGTCGCGGCGGGCGGCACCGTGCTCGACCCGGAGGTCGTCTCCTCGATCATGGCGCACCGCCACGAGCGGCCCCTGGACCGGCTCACCCCCCGCGAGCGCGAGGTCCTCGCCCTCATGGCCGAGGGCCGCGCCAACGCCGCCATCGCCGCCCGCCTGGTCGTCACCGAGAAGGCCGTCGCCAAGCACATCAACGGCATCTTCACCAAGCTCGACCTCGCCACCGCCGACGACGATCATCGTCGGGTGCGCGCGGTGCTGGCGTGGTTGCGGGCGTGA
- a CDS encoding 1-phosphofructokinase family hexose kinase: MIITLTPNPSIDRTVTLTGPLRRGAVQRAEAVTSQAGGKGVNISRAAVSAEVPTLAVLPADEEDPFVLELRAAHIPHEPVAPAGPVRVNVTISEPDGTTTKLNSPGPTVAGADLDALAEAVTRRATGADWVVLAGSLPPGAPDGWYAGLVAVLRARGVRVAVDTSDAPLRALVAALADGAPHLMKPNGEELASFTGEDPAMLEADPAAAARAAGSLIDAGVDEVLVTLGPHGAVLVNAEGAWHASPPPTTVVSTVGAGDSSLFGYLLGDLRRQPPDQRLALAVAYGSAAAGLPGTTIPRPAQVDAALVPVRALLPHEG, translated from the coding sequence GTGATCATCACCCTGACGCCCAACCCCAGCATCGACCGCACCGTCACGCTCACCGGTCCCCTGCGCCGCGGCGCCGTCCAGCGCGCGGAGGCGGTGACCTCGCAGGCCGGTGGCAAGGGCGTCAACATCTCCCGAGCCGCCGTGAGCGCCGAGGTGCCCACCCTGGCCGTGCTCCCCGCAGACGAGGAGGATCCGTTCGTCCTCGAGCTGCGCGCCGCCCACATCCCCCACGAGCCGGTCGCGCCGGCCGGACCGGTGCGGGTCAACGTCACGATCAGCGAGCCCGACGGCACCACGACGAAGCTCAACAGCCCCGGCCCCACGGTCGCCGGCGCCGACCTCGACGCCCTGGCCGAGGCCGTCACCCGTCGCGCCACCGGTGCCGACTGGGTCGTGCTGGCCGGCTCACTGCCGCCCGGCGCGCCCGACGGCTGGTACGCCGGCCTGGTCGCCGTCCTGCGCGCGCGCGGGGTCCGCGTCGCGGTCGACACCAGCGACGCCCCGCTGCGCGCCCTCGTCGCCGCCCTGGCCGACGGTGCTCCGCACCTGATGAAGCCCAACGGGGAGGAGCTCGCCTCCTTCACCGGCGAGGACCCGGCGATGCTCGAGGCAGATCCGGCCGCCGCCGCCCGCGCGGCCGGCTCCCTGATCGACGCCGGCGTCGACGAGGTGCTCGTGACCCTCGGCCCCCACGGAGCCGTGCTGGTCAACGCCGAGGGCGCCTGGCACGCATCTCCCCCGCCCACCACCGTGGTCAGCACCGTCGGCGCGGGTGACTCCAGCCTCTTCGGGTACCTCCTCGGCGACCTTCGTCGTCAGCCACCCGACCAACGACTCGCACTCGCCGTCGCCTATGGGAGTGCAGCCGCCGGCCTGCCCGGCACGACGATCCCTCGTCCCGCCCAGGTCGACGCCGCCCTGGTCCCCGTACGTGCGCTCCTCCCTCACGAAGGCTGA
- a CDS encoding sensor histidine kinase — MSTPSESAPPGRLRLTAYAAAQLVLAIPALAFLILAVVGTATLVVWVGIVILAVAVPCLRWIADRHRVMAARVLGVPVPRPYRPVPRHPVQALLVVLRDPMTWRDLAWAVWASTFGFVLALVCVLELALFVLLPLWAFGIRAQMEARSLVDLWFLASSRTEHLEQRVQVLTETRADAVDHSAAELRRLERDLHDGAQARLVALSMSLGLADQLLADDPEAARRLVNDARETTSAAIGELRSVVRGIHPPVLADRGLVGAAQALALDMAVPVDLDAALDGRPPAPVESAVYFAIAECLANVGKHARAQRARITLTHESGRLRAVVGDDGCGGADPAAGSGMLGIGRRLAAFDGTMSVSSPSGGPTVVTREVPCDLSSPRTMPSSAPG; from the coding sequence GTGAGCACCCCGTCCGAGAGCGCCCCGCCGGGCCGGCTGCGCCTGACGGCGTACGCCGCTGCCCAGCTCGTGCTGGCGATCCCGGCCCTGGCGTTCCTGATCCTCGCCGTGGTGGGCACGGCCACGCTGGTCGTCTGGGTCGGCATCGTGATCCTGGCGGTGGCGGTGCCGTGCCTGCGCTGGATAGCCGACCGGCACCGGGTGATGGCGGCCAGGGTGCTGGGGGTCCCCGTGCCACGGCCCTACCGGCCGGTCCCCCGCCACCCGGTCCAGGCGCTGCTGGTCGTGCTCCGGGACCCGATGACCTGGCGCGACCTGGCGTGGGCGGTGTGGGCCTCGACGTTCGGCTTCGTCCTCGCGCTGGTCTGCGTGCTCGAGCTGGCGCTCTTCGTACTGCTGCCGCTGTGGGCGTTCGGGATCAGGGCGCAGATGGAGGCCCGGTCGCTGGTCGACCTGTGGTTCCTCGCCTCGAGCCGCACCGAGCACCTCGAGCAGCGGGTGCAGGTGCTCACCGAGACCCGGGCCGACGCGGTCGACCACTCGGCCGCCGAGCTCCGGCGGCTGGAGCGTGACCTGCACGACGGCGCCCAGGCCCGGCTGGTGGCGCTGTCGATGAGCCTCGGCCTCGCCGACCAGCTGCTGGCCGACGATCCCGAGGCCGCACGCCGCCTCGTCAACGACGCGCGGGAGACCACGTCGGCCGCGATCGGCGAGCTGCGCTCCGTCGTACGCGGGATACACCCGCCGGTCCTCGCCGACCGCGGGCTGGTCGGGGCCGCGCAGGCCCTGGCCCTCGACATGGCGGTGCCCGTCGACCTCGACGCCGCCCTGGACGGGCGGCCGCCGGCACCGGTCGAGTCGGCCGTCTACTTCGCGATCGCCGAGTGCCTGGCCAACGTCGGCAAGCACGCCCGGGCGCAGCGGGCGCGGATCACGCTGACGCACGAGTCGGGGCGGCTGCGGGCGGTCGTCGGCGACGACGGGTGCGGCGGCGCCGATCCGGCGGCCGGGTCGGGCATGCTGGGGATCGGCCGCCGTCTCGCCGCGTTCGACGGCACGATGTCCGTGAGCAGCCCGAGCGGCGGGCCGACCGTGGTGACGAGGGAGGTGCCGTGCGACTTGTCCTCGCCGAGGACCATGCCCTCCTCCGCGCCGGGATGA
- the ptsP gene encoding phosphoenolpyruvate--protein phosphotransferase: protein MATDSPALSAGLRGTPVVPGLAFGPALVARTEVPTEAVARFGDGGFADEEATLAAYDAAVEQVSSGFITKASAASGAAAEVLTASAGLARDKGLRSAVRKALRGGDDLLAAVHAAVEQFVGVFTSMGGLMAERATDLRDIERRLVARIVGEAEPGVPNPERPSIVVAEDLAPADTAGLDPEVVLALVTERGGPTSHTAIIARQLGIPCVVGTAGVMALDAGRPLLVDGTAGTVQVDPDPAEAERLVAADQESRAALATWKGPGATASGQPVKLLANVADGPSASGSADAPVEGVGLFRTELCFLNRAEEPSVEEQADIYESVLAPFKGIGHVVVRTLDAGSDKPVAFATHEGEENPALGVRGLRLSFDNPGLLERQLDAIALAAERSGTETWVMAPMVATVAEARDFAAAVRGRGLKAGVMVEVPSAALLAPRMLEVVDFMSIGTNDLTQYTMAADRMATDLAHLTDPWQPAVLQLIAITAEAGRQAGKSVGVCGEAAADPLLACALVGMGITSLSMAAAAVRPVGARLGATTSEQCEDVAEAALGADDPVAGRAAVLEILGG from the coding sequence ATGGCCACTGACTCGCCCGCTCTGTCAGCCGGACTCCGCGGCACCCCCGTCGTGCCGGGACTCGCCTTCGGGCCGGCCCTGGTCGCCCGGACCGAGGTCCCCACCGAGGCCGTCGCCCGCTTCGGTGACGGGGGCTTCGCCGACGAGGAGGCCACCCTCGCGGCGTACGACGCGGCGGTCGAGCAGGTCTCCTCCGGCTTCATCACCAAGGCGTCCGCGGCCTCGGGCGCGGCCGCGGAGGTCCTCACGGCCAGCGCCGGACTGGCACGCGACAAGGGGCTGCGCTCGGCGGTGCGCAAGGCCCTGCGCGGCGGCGACGACCTGCTGGCGGCGGTGCACGCCGCGGTCGAGCAGTTCGTCGGCGTGTTCACGTCGATGGGCGGGCTCATGGCCGAGCGAGCCACCGACCTGCGCGACATCGAGCGGCGCCTCGTCGCCCGCATCGTGGGGGAGGCCGAGCCCGGCGTCCCCAACCCCGAGCGGCCTTCGATCGTGGTGGCCGAGGACCTGGCCCCCGCCGACACCGCGGGCCTGGACCCCGAGGTGGTGCTGGCGCTCGTCACCGAGCGCGGCGGCCCCACCAGCCACACCGCGATCATCGCGCGCCAGCTCGGGATCCCCTGCGTGGTCGGCACGGCCGGGGTCATGGCGCTGGACGCCGGGCGGCCGCTGCTCGTCGACGGCACCGCCGGCACCGTCCAGGTCGACCCGGACCCCGCGGAGGCCGAGCGGCTCGTGGCCGCCGATCAGGAGAGCCGGGCCGCGCTCGCGACCTGGAAGGGACCCGGCGCGACGGCCAGCGGCCAGCCGGTCAAGCTGCTGGCCAACGTCGCGGACGGGCCGTCGGCGTCCGGTTCGGCCGACGCCCCGGTCGAGGGCGTGGGGCTCTTCCGCACCGAGCTGTGCTTCCTCAACCGTGCCGAGGAGCCGAGCGTCGAGGAGCAGGCCGACATCTACGAGTCCGTGCTCGCGCCGTTCAAGGGCATCGGGCATGTCGTGGTCCGCACCCTGGACGCCGGCAGCGACAAGCCGGTCGCGTTCGCGACCCACGAGGGCGAGGAGAACCCCGCCCTCGGCGTACGCGGGCTGCGCCTGTCCTTTGACAACCCGGGCCTGCTGGAGCGCCAGCTCGACGCGATCGCCCTCGCCGCCGAGCGCTCCGGCACCGAGACCTGGGTGATGGCGCCGATGGTGGCGACCGTCGCCGAGGCGCGCGACTTCGCCGCCGCCGTGCGCGGTCGCGGCCTGAAGGCCGGCGTGATGGTCGAGGTGCCGTCGGCCGCGCTGCTGGCACCGCGGATGCTGGAGGTCGTCGACTTCATGTCGATCGGCACCAACGACCTGACGCAGTACACGATGGCCGCCGATCGCATGGCCACCGACCTGGCCCACCTGACCGATCCCTGGCAGCCCGCCGTGCTGCAGCTGATCGCGATCACTGCCGAGGCCGGACGGCAGGCCGGCAAGTCCGTCGGCGTCTGCGGCGAGGCCGCCGCCGACCCGCTGCTGGCGTGCGCGCTCGTGGGCATGGGCATCACCTCCCTGTCCATGGCCGCCGCCGCCGTCCGCCCCGTCGGCGCCAGGTTGGGAGCGACCACCTCCGAGCAGTGCGAGGACGTCGCCGAGGCCGCACTCGGAGCCGACGACCCCGTCGCCGGCCGTGCTGCGGTGCTGGAGATTCTGGGCGGGTGA
- a CDS encoding bifunctional riboflavin kinase/FAD synthetase, with protein MQIWRSLDDIPHDLGPTAVVIGNFDGVHLGHQQVLARARALADEQGLPVVAVTFEPHPMAVLRPEHAPTMLTTVERRAELLVDAGADVVLALPFDRDVATWSPEEFVRRVLVDGLRAAVVVVGANFRFGNRASGDVGTLVEEGRRHGFVAEGIALDGGPMVWSSTYIRTCLATGDVAGAAEALGHPYTVRGVVVRGDQRGRDLGYPTANVPTDGLTAAPADGVYAGRLRRLDTGEVFPAAISVGTNPTFDGVRARRVESYVLDRTDLELYGVEVEVSFVDRLRGMVAFDSVDALVVQMRDDVDRAREILGA; from the coding sequence GTGCAGATCTGGCGTTCGCTCGACGACATCCCTCACGACCTCGGGCCCACCGCGGTCGTGATCGGCAACTTCGACGGCGTCCACCTCGGCCACCAGCAGGTGCTGGCCCGGGCCCGGGCCCTCGCCGACGAGCAGGGGCTGCCGGTCGTGGCGGTCACCTTCGAGCCGCACCCGATGGCCGTCCTGCGGCCCGAGCACGCGCCCACCATGCTGACCACGGTCGAGCGCCGCGCCGAGCTGCTGGTCGACGCCGGGGCGGACGTGGTGCTCGCGCTGCCCTTCGACCGCGACGTCGCCACCTGGTCGCCCGAGGAGTTCGTGCGCCGGGTGCTCGTCGACGGACTCCGCGCCGCGGTCGTCGTGGTCGGCGCCAACTTCAGGTTCGGCAACCGTGCGTCCGGGGACGTCGGGACCCTGGTCGAGGAGGGCCGGCGGCACGGCTTCGTCGCCGAGGGCATCGCCCTGGACGGCGGCCCGATGGTGTGGTCGTCGACCTACATCCGCACCTGCCTGGCCACCGGGGACGTCGCGGGCGCCGCCGAGGCGCTCGGGCACCCCTACACCGTCCGCGGTGTCGTCGTCCGGGGCGACCAGCGCGGCCGCGACCTCGGCTATCCGACGGCCAACGTCCCCACCGACGGCCTCACTGCCGCCCCAGCCGACGGTGTCTACGCGGGCCGCCTCCGACGTCTCGACACCGGCGAGGTCTTCCCGGCGGCGATCAGCGTCGGCACCAACCCCACCTTCGACGGGGTGCGCGCCCGGCGCGTCGAGAGCTACGTGCTGGACCGCACCGACCTGGAGCTGTACGGCGTCGAGGTCGAGGTGTCCTTCGTCGACCGGCTCCGCGGGATGGTGGCCTTCGACTCCGTCGACGCCCTCGTCGTGCAGATGCGCGACGACGTCGACCGCGCCCGCGAGATCCTGGGCGCCTGA
- a CDS encoding MMPL family transporter produces the protein MTTNPLTVLPLRAARWSATHPWRAIAAWLAFVVLAVGLASVVASVETEDADYRLGESGRADELVLEAGLDRPDSESVLITAADGDLDPEAAERTAARIADGMAGLEGVDAVAAPQWSPDRTALLVAVQLARDGEVDVDPLREVTAAAQAADPGLEIRQTGDVSLDEAIDERVADDLAAAEGISVPVTLVLMLVAFGALIAAGLPVLLAFTSVAATIGIMAPVTHLVPAEGTVTSMIVLIGMAVGVDYSLFYLKREREERAAGRTTLEAVEIAAQTSGHSILVSGGAVIASMTGLFVMGGATFNSLAVGAIIVVAVAVLGSITVLPALLVKLGRWVDRPRVPLLWRVNARIGRGGLSRRLLGPVVRRPGVALALSGVVVAALAAPALGLRTNAANLETLPASIPEVSTMRDLSAAFPAEGAAATVVVRADPAQQGRVSAALDDLERRAVATGDYVESGEEATTSADGRTTVLRIGMPYDEADERVNEALRDLRADLVPAAFEAVDAETAVGGGAAENLDYLDRQSDRLPLVIGFVLLLTFLMMLATFRSLPIALLSTALNLASVGVSFGFMVLVFQHGWGTDLLDFDTPGFVIDWLPLFVLVVLIGLSMDYHVFVVSRIREHLDAGLPARLAVQRGIADTAGVVTSAAAVMVSVFAIFATLSMLEMKMMGVGLSAAILLDATIIRLVMLPAALVLLGDRAWWPRRPAGPPDAVSGARPAPSLVRR, from the coding sequence ATGACCACCAACCCGCTCACCGTGCTGCCGCTGCGCGCGGCCCGCTGGAGCGCCACCCACCCGTGGCGCGCCATCGCCGCCTGGCTGGCGTTCGTCGTCCTCGCCGTCGGCCTGGCCTCGGTCGTCGCCAGCGTCGAGACCGAGGACGCCGACTACCGCCTCGGCGAGTCCGGCCGCGCCGACGAGCTCGTCCTCGAGGCCGGCCTGGACCGCCCCGACTCCGAGAGCGTGCTGATCACGGCGGCGGACGGCGATCTCGACCCCGAGGCCGCCGAGCGGACCGCGGCCCGGATCGCCGACGGCATGGCGGGTCTCGAGGGCGTCGACGCGGTGGCGGCCCCGCAGTGGAGCCCCGACCGGACCGCACTGCTGGTCGCGGTGCAGCTCGCCCGCGACGGTGAGGTCGACGTCGACCCGCTCCGCGAGGTGACGGCCGCAGCCCAGGCCGCGGACCCGGGTCTCGAGATCCGCCAGACCGGCGACGTCTCGCTCGACGAGGCCATCGACGAGCGTGTGGCCGACGACCTCGCGGCGGCCGAGGGGATCAGCGTCCCGGTCACGCTGGTGCTGATGCTGGTCGCCTTCGGCGCCCTGATCGCCGCGGGACTGCCGGTCCTGCTGGCGTTCACCAGCGTCGCCGCGACCATCGGGATCATGGCGCCGGTCACGCACCTGGTGCCGGCCGAGGGCACGGTCACGAGCATGATCGTGCTGATCGGCATGGCCGTGGGCGTCGACTACTCGCTGTTCTACCTCAAGCGCGAGCGCGAGGAGCGGGCCGCCGGACGGACGACGCTCGAGGCCGTCGAGATCGCGGCCCAGACCTCCGGGCACTCCATCCTGGTCTCGGGCGGGGCCGTGATCGCCTCCATGACCGGGCTGTTCGTCATGGGCGGCGCCACGTTCAACTCCCTGGCCGTCGGCGCGATCATCGTCGTCGCCGTGGCGGTGCTCGGCTCCATCACCGTCCTGCCCGCGCTGCTGGTCAAGCTCGGACGCTGGGTCGACCGCCCCCGCGTGCCGCTGCTGTGGCGGGTCAACGCCCGGATCGGTCGCGGCGGGCTGAGCCGACGCCTGCTCGGTCCCGTCGTACGGCGACCGGGCGTCGCCCTCGCGCTCTCCGGGGTCGTGGTGGCCGCCCTGGCCGCGCCCGCGCTCGGCCTGCGGACCAACGCCGCCAACCTGGAGACGCTGCCCGCGTCGATCCCCGAGGTGTCGACGATGCGCGACCTGAGCGCTGCCTTCCCGGCGGAGGGTGCTGCGGCGACCGTCGTCGTCCGCGCCGACCCCGCGCAGCAGGGCCGGGTCTCCGCCGCGCTCGACGACCTCGAGCGACGGGCAGTCGCCACCGGCGACTACGTCGAGTCCGGTGAGGAGGCCACGACGTCCGCCGACGGGCGCACGACGGTGCTCCGCATCGGCATGCCGTACGACGAGGCGGATGAGCGCGTCAACGAGGCCCTGCGCGACCTGCGAGCCGACCTGGTGCCGGCGGCGTTCGAGGCGGTCGATGCCGAGACCGCCGTGGGTGGCGGCGCGGCGGAGAACCTCGACTACCTCGACCGGCAGTCCGACCGCCTTCCGCTGGTCATCGGGTTCGTGCTGCTGCTGACCTTCCTGATGATGCTGGCGACGTTCCGCAGCCTGCCGATCGCGCTGCTCTCGACCGCGCTCAACCTGGCCTCGGTCGGGGTGTCGTTCGGGTTCATGGTGCTGGTCTTCCAGCACGGCTGGGGCACGGACCTGCTCGACTTCGACACCCCGGGCTTCGTCATCGACTGGCTGCCGCTGTTCGTGCTGGTGGTCCTGATCGGGCTGTCGATGGACTACCACGTCTTCGTCGTCAGCCGGATCCGCGAGCACCTCGACGCCGGGCTTCCGGCCCGGCTGGCCGTCCAGCGCGGCATCGCCGACACCGCCGGGGTCGTGACCAGCGCGGCGGCGGTGATGGTCTCGGTGTTCGCGATCTTCGCGACCCTGTCGATGCTCGAGATGAAGATGATGGGCGTCGGTCTCTCGGCGGCCATCCTGCTCGACGCCACGATCATCCGGCTGGTGATGCTGCCGGCCGCGCTGGTGCTCCTCGGCGACCGGGCCTGGTGGCCCCGCCGACCGGCCGGGCCGCCCGACGCCGTCAGCGGCGCGCGGCCTGCACCGTCACTGGTACGCCGTTGA